The Amycolatopsis sp. 195334CR genome window below encodes:
- a CDS encoding ATP-dependent helicase: MTAVENRLVSPADVAEALGLHPPTPEQAAVIAAPTEPSLVVAGAGAGKTETMAARVVWLVANGFVTPEQVLGLTFTRKAARQLGERVRARLRRLAGSGLLERVDPSGGRRAAVMAGEPTVLTYHAYAGRLLAEHGLRLPVRPGARLLSETASWQLAHRVVAHWDPDLDTDKVPPTITAHVLGLAGELGEHLVSTDKLAEYTTWLCELIENAPKAKGQRDALPVKLQEIVAAQRFRLGLLPLVEAYHERKRAEGALDFADQMSLAAGLVTEHEEVVLGERERYSAVLLDEYQDTGHAQRVLLRGLFGMGEHPSMPVTAVGDPAQAIYGWRGASAANLPRFTTDFPRATDEGLRPADEYGLLTSFRNPPEVLVLANAIVEPLRAKGLGVKQLRARVGAHPADVSCALLPDIRVEREWVADRLAERWFTAIEATGEPPTAAVLVRRRADMAPIAAELRARGMPVEVVGLGGLLEEPEVADLVSTLRVLADPLAGTAAARLLTGARWRLGAADVKALWSRAVELSADPEAPKETEATLVPERAEHTGLVDAIDDPGEAERYSREGFRRIQRLGAELATLRRRLDQSLPELVSDVERTMLLDVEALARPHAAGRAHLDAFADVVTEFAETSPTATLMSFLDYLATAEHAEDGLSPGEVEVVPDRVQVLTVHAAKGLEWQYVAVPHLVNDVFPSKRRSSSWLRTVTALPAKFRGDEQDLPKLRLSGGENRKEVLEELELHEANFADREADEERRLCYVALTRSEHGLLVSGHWWNESSAKPKGPSTFLTEVREVVLEYGADDIGVIEQWADPPENDDENPLTTSTRTAVWPVDPLGGRRSAVTEGVELVLDELAVLNRRDPGEPDPDEGHEDPDGWIADTAVLLAERAKAASRTEDIVLPDHLSVSQLVELAADPESLAGKLRRPLPAPPNSFARRGTAFHAWLEQRFSGDRLLDFDDLPGAADDEAVGDGELELLQRAFERSEWAGRTPHDVEVPFSAEVDGINLRGRMDAVFADADGGWTVLDWKTGGVPGPDRMPALSVQLAAYRLAWSVLAGVPLEKVRAAFHYVRDGRTVNPVDLLDFDGLRELLRSVPEE; the protein is encoded by the coding sequence GTGACCGCGGTGGAAAATCGCCTCGTCAGCCCGGCCGACGTCGCCGAGGCGCTCGGCCTGCACCCGCCGACGCCCGAGCAGGCGGCGGTGATCGCCGCCCCCACCGAGCCGTCGCTGGTGGTCGCGGGCGCGGGCGCGGGCAAGACCGAGACCATGGCGGCCCGCGTGGTCTGGTTGGTGGCCAACGGTTTTGTCACCCCGGAGCAGGTGCTCGGCCTGACCTTCACCCGCAAGGCCGCGCGCCAGCTCGGCGAGCGCGTGCGCGCGCGGTTGCGGCGGCTGGCCGGTTCCGGGCTGCTGGAGCGGGTCGACCCGAGCGGCGGCAGGCGGGCCGCGGTGATGGCGGGTGAGCCGACCGTGCTCACCTACCACGCGTACGCCGGTCGCCTGCTGGCCGAGCACGGGCTGCGCCTGCCGGTCCGGCCGGGCGCCCGGCTGCTCTCGGAGACGGCGTCCTGGCAGCTGGCGCACCGCGTGGTCGCGCACTGGGACCCCGATCTCGACACCGACAAGGTGCCGCCGACGATCACCGCGCACGTGCTCGGCCTGGCCGGCGAGCTGGGCGAGCACCTGGTGTCCACGGACAAGCTCGCGGAGTACACGACCTGGTTGTGCGAGCTGATCGAGAACGCGCCGAAGGCCAAGGGCCAGCGGGACGCGCTGCCGGTCAAACTGCAGGAGATCGTGGCCGCGCAACGGTTCCGGCTCGGCCTGCTGCCGCTGGTCGAGGCCTACCACGAGCGCAAGCGGGCCGAGGGCGCGCTGGACTTCGCCGACCAGATGTCGCTGGCCGCCGGGCTGGTCACCGAGCACGAGGAGGTGGTGCTCGGCGAGCGCGAGCGCTACAGCGCGGTCCTGCTCGACGAGTACCAGGACACCGGGCACGCGCAACGCGTGCTGCTGCGCGGGTTGTTCGGCATGGGCGAGCACCCGTCGATGCCGGTGACCGCGGTCGGCGACCCGGCGCAGGCCATCTACGGCTGGCGTGGCGCGAGCGCGGCGAACCTGCCGCGGTTCACCACCGACTTCCCCCGGGCCACCGACGAGGGGCTGCGGCCCGCCGACGAATACGGCCTGCTGACCAGCTTCCGGAACCCGCCCGAGGTGCTGGTGCTGGCCAACGCGATCGTGGAACCGCTGCGCGCCAAGGGACTCGGCGTCAAGCAGCTGCGGGCGCGGGTCGGCGCGCACCCGGCGGACGTCTCGTGCGCGCTGCTGCCGGACATCCGCGTCGAACGCGAGTGGGTCGCGGATCGGCTGGCGGAGCGGTGGTTCACCGCGATCGAGGCGACCGGGGAACCGCCGACGGCCGCGGTGCTGGTCCGCCGCCGGGCCGACATGGCGCCGATCGCGGCCGAGCTGCGGGCCCGCGGCATGCCGGTGGAAGTGGTCGGCCTCGGTGGCCTGCTGGAGGAACCCGAGGTCGCCGACCTGGTCAGCACCCTGCGGGTGCTCGCCGATCCGCTGGCGGGCACGGCGGCCGCGCGCCTGCTCACCGGGGCGCGGTGGCGGCTGGGCGCGGCGGACGTGAAGGCGTTGTGGAGCCGGGCGGTCGAACTGTCGGCGGATCCGGAGGCGCCGAAGGAAACCGAGGCGACCCTGGTGCCGGAACGCGCCGAGCACACCGGCCTGGTCGACGCGATCGACGATCCCGGTGAGGCGGAACGCTATTCCCGCGAGGGCTTCCGCCGCATCCAGCGGCTCGGCGCCGAGCTGGCCACGCTGCGCCGCAGGCTGGACCAGTCGCTGCCCGAGCTGGTGTCCGATGTGGAGCGGACGATGCTGCTCGACGTGGAGGCGCTGGCCCGCCCGCACGCCGCTGGTCGCGCGCACCTGGACGCCTTCGCCGACGTGGTCACCGAATTCGCCGAGACCTCGCCCACCGCCACGCTGATGTCCTTTTTGGACTACCTGGCCACCGCCGAGCACGCCGAGGACGGGCTCAGTCCCGGTGAGGTCGAGGTGGTGCCGGACCGCGTGCAGGTGCTCACCGTGCACGCGGCGAAGGGCCTGGAGTGGCAGTACGTGGCCGTTCCGCACCTGGTCAACGACGTGTTCCCGAGCAAGCGACGGTCCTCGTCGTGGCTGCGCACGGTCACCGCGCTGCCCGCGAAGTTCCGCGGTGACGAGCAGGACCTGCCGAAGCTCCGGCTCTCCGGCGGGGAGAACCGCAAGGAAGTGCTCGAAGAACTCGAACTGCACGAGGCCAACTTCGCCGATCGCGAGGCTGACGAGGAACGGCGGCTCTGCTACGTCGCGCTGACCCGGTCCGAGCACGGGCTGCTGGTTTCCGGGCACTGGTGGAACGAGAGCAGCGCGAAGCCGAAGGGGCCGTCGACCTTCCTCACCGAGGTGCGCGAGGTGGTCCTCGAGTACGGCGCCGACGACATCGGCGTGATCGAGCAGTGGGCCGACCCGCCGGAAAACGACGACGAGAACCCGCTCACCACCTCGACGCGCACCGCGGTGTGGCCGGTGGATCCGTTGGGCGGCAGGCGATCCGCGGTGACCGAAGGTGTCGAGCTGGTGCTGGACGAGCTCGCCGTGCTCAACCGCCGCGACCCCGGCGAGCCGGACCCGGACGAGGGGCACGAGGACCCGGACGGCTGGATCGCCGACACCGCGGTCCTGCTCGCCGAGCGCGCGAAGGCGGCGAGCCGGACCGAGGACATCGTGCTGCCCGACCACCTGTCGGTGAGCCAGCTGGTCGAACTGGCCGCCGATCCGGAGTCGCTCGCGGGCAAGCTCCGCCGCCCGCTTCCCGCGCCACCGAACAGCTTCGCCCGCCGCGGCACGGCGTTCCACGCCTGGCTGGAGCAGCGGTTCAGCGGGGACCGGCTGCTCGACTTCGACGACCTGCCCGGCGCGGCCGACGACGAGGCGGTCGGCGACGGCGAACTGGAACTGCTGCAACGCGCCTTCGAGCGGAGCGAATGGGCCGGCCGGACCCCGCACGACGTGGAGGTCCCGTTCTCCGCCGAGGTCGACGGCATCAACCTGCGCGGCCGGATGGACGCGGTGTTCGCCGACGCCGACGGCGGCTGGACGGTGCTCGACTGGAAGACCGGCGGGGTGCCGGGGCCGGACCGGATGCCCGCGCTGTCGGTGCAGCTGGCCGCGTACCGGCTGGCCTGGTCGGTGCTGGCCGGGGTGCCGCTGGAGAAGGTGCGCGCGGCGTTCCACTACGTGCGCGACGGGCGCACGGTCAACCCGGTCGACCTGCTGGACTTCGACGGCCTGCGGGAACTGCTGCGGTCCGTACCGGAGGAATGA
- a CDS encoding TrkA family potassium uptake protein, with the protein MIKRFQLGDRLHDQPDHELVGVIKMPETTVSPLRAIVKRVIGAGLALLATVLIVYLDRDGYRDANGDGLTFLDSVYYATVSLSTTGYGDIAPATPSARFVNVVIITPLRVLFLIVLVGTTLEVLTERSRQAFKIQKWRHKVRDHVVVVGFGTKGRAVVKTLLGDENIEPSQIVVVDTDQAALDAAGVLGLVTVHGSATRSDVLRVAGVQRARAVVVASNRDDSAVLVTLTARELAPKAHIVASVREAENVHLLKQSGANQVVISSETAGRLLGMATSTPLVVDMVEDLLTPESGLAIAERPVEPSEEGGSPRHLPDIVLGLVRDGQLFRVDAPEADAIEPGDRLLYVKKVTPAEQST; encoded by the coding sequence ATGATCAAGCGCTTCCAACTGGGAGACCGGCTGCACGACCAGCCCGACCACGAACTGGTCGGCGTGATCAAGATGCCGGAGACCACGGTCAGCCCGCTGCGCGCCATCGTCAAGCGGGTGATCGGCGCCGGGCTGGCGCTGCTGGCCACCGTGCTGATCGTGTACCTGGACCGGGACGGCTACCGCGACGCCAACGGCGACGGGCTGACCTTCCTGGACAGCGTTTACTACGCCACCGTCTCGCTGTCCACCACGGGTTACGGTGACATCGCGCCGGCCACGCCGTCGGCCAGGTTCGTCAACGTCGTCATCATCACCCCGCTGCGGGTGCTGTTCCTGATCGTGCTGGTCGGCACGACGCTCGAGGTGCTCACCGAACGGTCGCGCCAGGCGTTCAAGATCCAGAAGTGGAGGCACAAGGTGCGAGACCACGTGGTGGTCGTCGGGTTCGGGACCAAGGGCCGGGCGGTGGTGAAGACCCTGCTCGGGGACGAGAACATCGAGCCGAGCCAGATCGTGGTGGTGGACACCGACCAGGCCGCGCTGGACGCCGCCGGGGTGCTCGGCCTGGTCACCGTGCACGGCTCGGCCACCCGGTCGGACGTGCTGCGGGTGGCCGGGGTGCAGCGGGCGCGGGCGGTGGTGGTCGCCTCGAACCGCGACGACTCGGCCGTGCTGGTCACGCTGACCGCGCGGGAGCTGGCGCCCAAGGCGCACATCGTGGCCTCGGTGCGCGAGGCGGAGAACGTGCACCTGCTGAAGCAGTCCGGCGCGAACCAGGTGGTCATCTCCAGCGAGACGGCCGGGCGGCTGCTCGGCATGGCCACCTCGACGCCGCTGGTGGTGGACATGGTGGAGGACCTGCTCACCCCGGAGTCCGGGCTGGCCATCGCCGAACGCCCGGTCGAACCCTCGGAAGAGGGCGGCTCGCCGCGGCACCTGCCGGACATCGTGCTGGGCCTGGTGCGGGACGGACAGTTGTTCCGCGTGGACGCCCCCGAGGCCGATGCGATCGAGCCGGGGGACAGGCTGCTCTACGTCAAGAAGGTCACCCCGGCGGAGCAGTCCACCTG